In Horticoccus luteus, the following proteins share a genomic window:
- a CDS encoding PstS family phosphate ABC transporter substrate-binding protein, translating into MAATSLAIAAPVVRIVASDLLGEKWATAMQRELAGTGQAVSVELTGSYRGGQELQDGKAQIGLLMFSPTEKLPEAPFFATPIAFEVVVVEVPRDLPLAELTLEQLAGIFGADRQKNMQRWGDLGVVGPWQTRPIAPHVLAPEGALTGPIFRQQVLGRRAMAATVGVQEDWAALRARVPADAGIVVLTAAPVEAAAGLKALSIARDPAAGAFALTAENVYRGDYPLRWPVYLVLRRDAARPLLPVVRELLSADAAERWREAGRVPLPESVRAGVAYQLEVLEK; encoded by the coding sequence GTGGCTGCTACTTCGCTGGCGATCGCGGCGCCAGTGGTGCGGATCGTGGCGTCGGATCTGCTCGGCGAAAAATGGGCGACGGCGATGCAACGGGAATTGGCGGGAACGGGGCAGGCGGTCAGCGTGGAGTTGACGGGGAGCTATCGCGGTGGGCAGGAGCTGCAGGACGGCAAGGCGCAGATCGGCCTGCTGATGTTTTCGCCGACTGAAAAACTGCCCGAAGCGCCGTTTTTCGCGACGCCGATCGCGTTTGAGGTGGTCGTGGTGGAGGTGCCGCGCGACTTGCCACTGGCGGAGCTGACGTTGGAGCAACTGGCGGGGATTTTCGGTGCGGATCGCCAGAAAAACATGCAGCGGTGGGGTGATCTGGGCGTGGTGGGACCGTGGCAGACGCGGCCGATCGCGCCCCATGTGCTCGCGCCCGAGGGGGCGTTGACGGGGCCGATTTTCCGTCAGCAGGTGCTCGGCCGGCGCGCGATGGCGGCCACGGTGGGCGTGCAGGAAGACTGGGCGGCATTGCGCGCGAGGGTGCCGGCAGACGCGGGGATCGTGGTCCTCACGGCAGCGCCGGTGGAAGCAGCGGCGGGATTGAAAGCGCTTTCGATCGCGCGGGACCCGGCGGCGGGGGCTTTTGCGCTGACGGCGGAAAACGTTTATCGAGGTGATTATCCGTTGCGCTGGCCGGTTTATCTGGTGCTGCGCCGGGATGCGGCGAGGCCGCTATTGCCGGTGGTGCGGGAATTATTGAGCGCGGACGCGGCGGAGCGGTGGCGCGAGGCGGGCCGTGTGCCGTTGCCGGAATCGGTGCGGGCAGGCGTGGCTTACCAACTCGAAGTGCTCGAAAAATAG
- a CDS encoding sigma-54-dependent transcriptional regulator, whose amino-acid sequence MVPSVLIVDDEKHTRDGLRQALEDNYDVSLGANADEAFNLMESQPFDVILTDLRMPGKSGLKVIDKALALPNRPAVLMMTAYGNIETAVEAMKRGAVDFLTKPVNIERLEVLIQRALKTKTLEVEVKQLHERLDEKFQFEGIIGHSPKLQEVIDRVKLVAPSRATILIEGESGTGKELIAQAIHQASPRARAPFVAVHCAALSENLLESEIFGHERGSFTGATERRIGRFEAADSGTLFLDEIGEISASTQVKLLRFFETRTIERVGGSKPLELDVRLVAATNRNLEQMVRDGKFREDLFFRMNVVRISMPPLRERPEDIPLLLNHYLREFSEENKQPLLTVEAGAMRTLQNYPWPGNVRELRNFCENAVVLRRGGSLSEFDLEPRFRTTANGGAGGGGAENAGGGAPNLPAPAANPLSVEENEKRLVREALLKARGNRTKAAKLMGISRRTLHRKIAQWPELDVLDR is encoded by the coding sequence ATGGTGCCGAGCGTCCTGATTGTTGACGACGAGAAGCATACCCGCGACGGGTTGCGACAGGCGTTGGAGGACAACTACGATGTTTCGCTGGGCGCCAATGCGGACGAGGCGTTCAACCTGATGGAATCGCAGCCGTTCGACGTGATTTTGACGGATCTGCGGATGCCGGGGAAATCGGGACTGAAGGTAATCGACAAGGCCCTCGCGCTGCCCAACCGGCCGGCGGTGCTGATGATGACGGCGTACGGCAATATCGAGACGGCGGTGGAGGCGATGAAGCGTGGGGCGGTGGATTTTCTGACGAAGCCGGTGAACATCGAGCGGCTCGAAGTGTTGATCCAGCGGGCGCTCAAGACGAAGACCCTCGAGGTGGAGGTGAAGCAGTTGCACGAGCGGCTCGATGAGAAATTTCAGTTCGAAGGCATCATCGGGCACTCGCCGAAATTGCAGGAGGTGATCGATCGCGTGAAGCTCGTGGCGCCCTCGCGGGCCACGATTCTGATCGAAGGCGAATCGGGCACGGGCAAGGAACTCATCGCGCAGGCGATTCACCAGGCGAGTCCGCGGGCGCGCGCGCCGTTCGTGGCGGTGCACTGCGCGGCGCTCTCGGAAAATCTGCTGGAGAGCGAAATCTTCGGGCATGAGCGCGGTTCTTTCACCGGCGCGACGGAGCGGCGGATCGGGCGGTTCGAGGCGGCGGACAGCGGGACTTTGTTTCTCGACGAGATCGGCGAAATCAGTGCGTCCACGCAGGTGAAGCTGCTGCGGTTTTTCGAGACGAGGACGATTGAGCGCGTCGGGGGGAGCAAACCGCTGGAGCTCGACGTGCGCCTCGTGGCGGCGACGAATCGCAATTTGGAACAGATGGTGCGCGACGGAAAATTTCGCGAGGATCTGTTTTTCCGGATGAACGTGGTGCGCATTTCGATGCCCCCGCTGCGTGAGCGGCCGGAGGACATCCCGCTGCTGCTGAATCATTATCTCCGGGAGTTCAGCGAGGAGAACAAGCAGCCGCTGCTGACGGTGGAAGCGGGCGCGATGCGCACGCTGCAAAACTATCCGTGGCCGGGCAATGTGCGCGAGTTGCGGAATTTCTGCGAAAACGCGGTGGTGCTGCGGCGAGGCGGGTCGTTGAGCGAGTTCGATTTGGAACCGCGATTTCGCACGACGGCGAACGGGGGGGCCGGAGGTGGCGGCGCGGAGAACGCGGGAGGCGGGGCACCGAATTTGCCCGCGCCGGCGGCGAATCCGCTCTCAGTGGAGGAAAACGAGAAGCGCCTCGTGCGGGAAGCGTTGCTCAAAGCGCGGGGCAATCGCACGAAGGCGGCGAAGCTCATGGGCATCAGCCGGCGCACGTTGCACCGCAAGATTGCGCAGTGGCCGGAGCTGGACGTGCTCGATCGATGA
- a CDS encoding SlyX family protein, translated as MNERVLRLEEKVAYLERHQTEQDKAMLELTELVERLRAELKVTRERVANQGEAGEGEQADERPPHY; from the coding sequence GTGAACGAGCGCGTGCTGAGGCTCGAAGAAAAGGTGGCGTATCTGGAGCGGCACCAGACGGAGCAGGATAAAGCGATGCTGGAATTAACCGAGCTGGTGGAGCGGCTCCGCGCCGAACTCAAGGTGACGCGTGAGCGCGTGGCGAACCAAGGCGAGGCGGGCGAAGGCGAGCAGGCCGACGAACGTCCGCCGCATTATTGA
- a CDS encoding response regulator, which produces MKILAVEDDKVAATVMRKALTRLGHDVVLAGDGEEAWSALEADAVRVIVSDWTMPRMDGLELCRRVRARTQQQYVYFILLTGHDATEENQRTAAEAGVDDFLTKPLDMTQLWTRLRVAERILRYTTQVRQLEELLPICAYCKKIRDDQNYWQQMESYINERTGSDFSHSICPDCYQRVIVPEMEKLKGGGS; this is translated from the coding sequence GTGAAAATTCTCGCGGTCGAAGATGACAAGGTGGCGGCGACTGTGATGCGCAAGGCGCTGACGCGTCTGGGGCATGACGTGGTGTTGGCGGGCGATGGCGAGGAGGCGTGGTCGGCGCTCGAAGCGGACGCGGTGCGCGTGATTGTCAGCGACTGGACGATGCCGCGCATGGATGGTTTGGAATTGTGCCGGCGGGTGCGCGCGCGGACGCAGCAGCAATACGTGTATTTCATCCTGTTGACGGGGCACGATGCGACCGAGGAAAACCAGCGCACCGCGGCGGAGGCGGGCGTGGACGACTTTTTGACGAAGCCGCTCGATATGACGCAGCTCTGGACGCGTCTGCGCGTGGCCGAGCGGATTCTGCGTTACACGACGCAGGTGCGGCAACTGGAGGAACTCCTGCCGATCTGCGCCTACTGCAAAAAAATCCGAGACGATCAAAATTACTGGCAGCAGATGGAGAGCTACATAAACGAGCGCACCGGAAGCGATTTCAGCCACTCGATTTGTCCCGATTGTTATCAACGCGTGATCGTGCCGGAGATGGAAAAGCTGAAAGGGGGCGGATCGTGA